In Streptomyces sp. NBC_00483, a single window of DNA contains:
- a CDS encoding acyl-CoA dehydrogenase family protein → MPEPGVERQLPTDEAQDLLRLVRDIAQREIAPRAAEDEEAGRFPREIFKLLSESGLLGLPYDAEFGGGEQPYEVYLQVLEELAAARLTVGLGVSVHSLSCHALANFGTKQQRTEHLPDMLGGGLLGAYCLSEPSSGSDAASLRTKAVREDDAWVLTGTKAWITHGGVADFYTVLARTGGEGAHGITAFLVPGDAAGLSAAVPEKKMGMKGSPTAQIHLDGVRVSDARRLGDEGQGFQIALSALDSGRLGIAACAVGVAQAALDAAVEYAKGRAQFGRPIADFQGLRFMLADMATQIEAGRALYLSAARLRDAGRPFSKQAAMAKLLCTDAAMKVTTDAVQVLGGYGYTADFPVERMMREAKVLQIVEGTNQIQRMVIARHLAGPERGRQ, encoded by the coding sequence ATGCCGGAGCCAGGAGTAGAGCGTCAGCTGCCGACGGACGAAGCTCAGGATCTGCTGCGGCTCGTCCGCGACATCGCGCAGCGGGAGATCGCCCCGCGCGCGGCCGAGGACGAGGAGGCGGGCCGCTTCCCGCGCGAGATCTTCAAGCTCCTCTCCGAGTCGGGACTGCTCGGACTGCCGTACGACGCCGAGTTCGGCGGCGGCGAGCAGCCCTACGAGGTCTATCTCCAGGTCCTGGAGGAACTCGCGGCCGCCCGCCTCACGGTGGGCCTCGGCGTCAGCGTGCACTCGCTGTCCTGCCACGCCCTCGCGAACTTCGGCACGAAACAGCAGCGCACCGAGCACCTGCCCGACATGCTGGGCGGCGGCCTGCTCGGGGCCTACTGCCTCTCCGAGCCGTCCTCGGGCTCCGACGCGGCGTCCCTGCGCACCAAGGCGGTCCGCGAGGACGACGCGTGGGTGCTCACGGGGACGAAGGCCTGGATCACCCACGGCGGAGTGGCCGACTTCTACACGGTCCTGGCCCGCACCGGCGGTGAGGGTGCGCACGGCATCACGGCGTTCCTGGTGCCCGGTGACGCGGCGGGGCTGAGCGCGGCGGTGCCCGAGAAGAAGATGGGCATGAAGGGCTCGCCCACCGCCCAGATCCACCTGGACGGGGTGCGGGTGAGCGACGCGCGCCGCCTCGGGGACGAGGGGCAGGGCTTCCAGATCGCCCTCTCGGCGCTCGACTCGGGCCGCCTCGGGATCGCGGCCTGCGCGGTCGGCGTCGCGCAGGCCGCGCTCGACGCGGCGGTGGAGTACGCGAAGGGGCGCGCCCAGTTCGGCCGGCCCATCGCGGACTTCCAGGGATTGCGCTTCATGCTCGCGGACATGGCCACACAGATAGAGGCGGGCCGCGCCCTGTATCTGTCGGCGGCCCGGCTGCGGGACGCGGGCAGGCCCTTCTCCAAGCAGGCCGCCATGGCGAAGCTGCTGTGCACGGACGCCGCGATGAAGGTCACCACGGACGCGGTGCAGGTCCTCGGGGGGTACGGCTACACGGCCGACTTCCCCGTGGAGCGCATGATGCGCGAGGCGAAGGTGCTCCAGATCGTCGAGGGCACCAATCAGATCCAGCGCATGGTCATCGCCCGTCACCTCGCCGGTCCTGAGAGGGGCCGGCAGTAG
- a CDS encoding glycoside hydrolase family 18 protein: MLRPHLPRRGLKGLLSAACCAVLGAGLLAGAGSAAAQQQADTEPKAAGSKVVGYFTEWGVYDRNYHVKNIETSGSADKLTHINYSFGNVQGGKCAMGDSYAATDKAYTADQSVDGVADTWDQPLRGNFNQLLKLKKKHPELKILWSFGGWTWSGGFGEAAKDPAAFAQSCYDLVENSKWADVFDGIDIDWEYPNACGLTCDTSGRDAYKNLMSALRSKFGGDYLITSAIPADASEGGKLDAADYAGAAQYVDWYNPMTYDFFGAWDAKGPTAPHSPLTSYDGIPKAGWDTSATIAKLKAMGVPASKLLLGIGFYGRGWTGVTQDAPGGTATGPAAGKYEQGIDDYKELKSKCPATGTVGGTAYAHCGNDWWSYDTPGTIAGKMDYKNQQGLGGTFFWELSGDTSNGELIKAIN, translated from the coding sequence ATGCTCAGACCGCACCTCCCCCGTAGAGGCCTCAAGGGCCTCCTCTCCGCCGCATGTTGCGCCGTTCTCGGCGCGGGGCTGCTCGCCGGAGCGGGCAGCGCCGCCGCACAGCAGCAGGCCGACACCGAGCCGAAAGCGGCCGGCTCGAAGGTCGTCGGATACTTCACCGAGTGGGGTGTCTACGACCGGAACTACCACGTCAAGAACATCGAGACCTCGGGCTCCGCCGACAAGCTCACGCACATCAACTACTCCTTCGGCAACGTCCAGGGCGGCAAGTGCGCGATGGGCGACTCCTACGCCGCGACCGACAAGGCGTACACGGCCGATCAGTCCGTGGACGGTGTCGCCGACACCTGGGACCAGCCGCTGCGCGGCAACTTCAACCAGCTCCTGAAGCTGAAGAAGAAGCATCCGGAGCTCAAGATCCTGTGGTCCTTCGGTGGTTGGACCTGGTCCGGCGGGTTCGGCGAGGCCGCCAAGGACCCGGCCGCGTTCGCCCAGTCCTGCTACGACCTGGTCGAGAACTCCAAGTGGGCCGATGTCTTCGACGGCATCGACATCGACTGGGAGTACCCGAACGCCTGCGGCCTCACCTGTGACACCAGCGGGCGCGACGCCTACAAGAACCTGATGTCGGCGCTGCGTTCGAAGTTCGGCGGCGACTACCTGATCACCTCGGCCATTCCGGCCGACGCCTCCGAGGGCGGCAAGCTGGACGCCGCCGACTACGCGGGCGCCGCCCAGTACGTCGACTGGTACAACCCGATGACGTACGACTTCTTCGGTGCCTGGGACGCGAAGGGGCCCACCGCCCCGCACTCGCCGCTGACCTCGTACGACGGGATCCCGAAGGCGGGTTGGGACACCTCGGCCACCATCGCGAAGCTCAAGGCGATGGGCGTGCCCGCCTCCAAGCTGCTGCTCGGGATCGGCTTCTACGGGCGCGGCTGGACCGGCGTCACGCAGGACGCTCCCGGTGGCACGGCGACCGGGCCCGCGGCCGGCAAGTACGAGCAGGGAATCGACGACTACAAGGAGCTCAAGAGCAAGTGCCCGGCCACCGGCACGGTCGGCGGCACCGCGTACGCGCACTGCGGGAACGACTGGTGGAGCTACGACACCCCGGGGACCATCGCCGGGAAGATGGACTACAAGAACCAGCAGGGCCTCGGCGGCACCTTCTTCTGGGAGCTGTCCGGGGACACCTCGAACGGTGAACTGATCAAGGCGATCAACTAA
- a CDS encoding TetR/AcrR family transcriptional regulator, with the protein MNTSHQRVRGSERSATRRAELIAIGRKLFADTSYDALSMDDIAQHAGVAKGLIYYYFDSKRGYYLAIIEESVGELVDGASSVGDLAPVERVHRTVEGYLRYAERNQAAYRTIVTGGVGFDAQVQAIRDGVRDALIATIARAAYGTSQVPRLARTALLGWLCSVEGITLDWIGHHELERDTVRALLVRTLGETLRVIEEFEPSYPAPVLP; encoded by the coding sequence TTGAACACTAGCCACCAGCGGGTGCGCGGCAGCGAACGCTCCGCCACCCGCCGCGCCGAACTCATCGCCATCGGACGGAAGTTGTTCGCCGACACGTCCTACGACGCGCTGTCCATGGACGACATAGCGCAGCACGCGGGCGTGGCCAAGGGGTTGATCTACTACTACTTCGACTCCAAGCGCGGCTACTACCTGGCGATCATCGAGGAGTCCGTCGGTGAACTCGTCGACGGCGCGAGCAGTGTCGGCGACCTGGCCCCCGTGGAGCGGGTGCACCGCACGGTGGAGGGCTATCTGCGCTACGCGGAGCGGAACCAGGCGGCGTACCGCACGATCGTCACGGGTGGCGTGGGCTTCGACGCCCAGGTGCAGGCCATCAGGGACGGGGTGCGCGACGCGCTGATCGCCACCATCGCCCGGGCCGCGTACGGGACTTCGCAGGTGCCGCGACTCGCACGGACCGCGCTGCTCGGCTGGCTGTGCAGCGTCGAGGGCATCACGCTCGACTGGATCGGCCACCACGAACTCGAACGGGACACGGTGCGCGCCCTGTTGGTGCGCACGCTCGGCGAAACCCTGCGGGTGATCGAGGAGTTCGAACCCTCGTACCCCGCGCCAGTGCTCCCCTGA
- a CDS encoding SCO1431 family membrane protein, with the protein MTAHSATASTAATRTRTRTGGPDDNGPKILEHVLGWTFVVVLAMLVTQLGLM; encoded by the coding sequence ATGACCGCACATTCCGCCACCGCTTCCACCGCCGCCACGCGCACCCGCACCCGCACCGGCGGGCCCGATGACAACGGGCCGAAGATCCTCGAACACGTCCTGGGCTGGACCTTCGTCGTGGTCCTCGCGATGCTCGTCACACAGCTCGGCCTGATGTGA
- a CDS encoding M1 family metallopeptidase, translating into MSRYRTSRRRTRLVLAAAITVTAALTGPAAVSRAATDTATPGAAGLGDPMFPLDGNGGYTVRHYTLDFDWRAPRTPFAASTTVKATATQALSRFDLDFAGNELHSVTVNGRAAQTRREGDELIVTPASPIPKGGSFTVKVGYTADPTQVRHRDDAIEDYGWIPTPDGTVLYPQPNGAKMIFPSNDHPSRRAPVTFRVTTPADRTAVANGRLVDRTERSDGRVRWTYDSEQPIATQLVQLAIGRFTLIDSKGPGGLPLRDVVPDALVAPTKQYRDLTPDHLAWLQQKLGPYPFNRYGVLVGDTDLAVALETQTLSLVPKADLLGTKVDAERNLVHELAHQWLGDSVGIATWSDLWLSEGHARFYERWYSEEHGGDSFEAAMKTAYENHDQWRHDAGAPAEPTEPNLFKRMRYDGSALVLYALREQVGAETFAKIERAWVSQYRGKTASTADYIALASKVAGHDLKGFLRPWLYGSRTPPMPGHPDWVVNPVVTG; encoded by the coding sequence ATGAGCAGGTACCGGACATCACGCCGCAGAACCCGTCTCGTCCTCGCCGCGGCGATCACCGTCACCGCGGCGCTGACCGGCCCGGCGGCCGTCTCCCGGGCGGCGACCGACACCGCGACGCCGGGCGCCGCGGGCCTCGGCGACCCGATGTTCCCGCTCGACGGGAACGGGGGCTACACCGTGCGCCACTACACGCTGGACTTCGACTGGCGGGCGCCGAGGACCCCGTTCGCCGCCTCCACCACCGTCAAGGCCACGGCGACGCAGGCGCTGTCCCGCTTCGACCTCGACTTCGCCGGGAACGAGCTGCACTCGGTGACCGTGAACGGCCGCGCCGCGCAGACCCGGCGCGAGGGCGACGAGCTGATCGTCACGCCCGCCTCACCCATCCCCAAGGGCGGTTCCTTCACCGTGAAGGTCGGGTACACCGCCGACCCGACGCAGGTGCGCCACCGCGACGACGCGATCGAGGACTACGGCTGGATCCCGACGCCCGACGGGACGGTTCTGTACCCGCAGCCCAACGGCGCCAAGATGATCTTCCCGTCCAATGACCACCCGAGCCGGCGCGCCCCCGTCACGTTCCGCGTGACGACCCCGGCCGACCGCACGGCCGTCGCGAACGGGCGCCTCGTCGACCGCACCGAGCGGAGCGACGGGCGGGTCCGCTGGACGTACGACTCCGAGCAGCCGATCGCGACGCAGCTGGTCCAACTGGCCATCGGTAGGTTCACGTTGATCGACAGCAAGGGTCCTGGCGGGCTGCCGCTGCGCGACGTCGTGCCGGACGCGCTCGTGGCGCCGACCAAGCAGTACCGCGACCTGACACCCGATCATCTGGCTTGGCTCCAGCAGAAGTTGGGCCCCTATCCGTTCAACCGGTACGGCGTCCTCGTCGGCGACACGGACCTCGCGGTGGCCCTGGAGACGCAGACGCTGTCGCTCGTGCCGAAGGCGGACCTGCTCGGCACGAAGGTCGACGCCGAGCGCAATCTCGTCCATGAGCTGGCCCACCAGTGGCTCGGCGACAGCGTCGGCATCGCCACCTGGTCCGACCTGTGGCTGAGCGAGGGCCACGCCCGCTTCTACGAGCGCTGGTACTCCGAGGAGCACGGCGGCGACAGCTTCGAGGCCGCGATGAAGACGGCGTACGAGAACCACGACCAGTGGCGCCACGACGCCGGCGCCCCCGCCGAGCCCACGGAGCCGAACCTCTTCAAGCGGATGCGCTACGACGGTTCGGCGCTCGTCCTGTACGCGCTGCGCGAGCAGGTCGGCGCGGAGACCTTCGCGAAGATCGAGCGGGCGTGGGTCAGTCAGTACCGCGGGAAGACGGCGTCGACGGCCGACTACATCGCGCTCGCCTCGAAGGTCGCGGGCCACGACCTGAAGGGCTTCCTGCGACCGTGGCTGTACGGCTCCAGGACCCCGCCGATGCCGGGCCATCCCGACTGGGTGGTGAACCCGGTCGTCACCGGCTGA
- a CDS encoding peptidase C39 family protein yields the protein MTRPETPSPLSRRTVLAAAAGVALATTAATGAARAATPAHSARKGAVNRLVDNHTWTSSADWRSGTAHGTRVVSGARPGVTIGAPAGTTTYTDPHLKKKAQWEYAEWLSPVHALSAPATEVIASWNAHTPKGTWIQIELQGTYTDGATTPWYVMGRWTAGDDKDADIRRTSVDDQSDGKSSIWTDTFSIDDAASGLRLVSYQLRLTLLRAPGSKAAPTVWRLGAMGSDVPDRFTVPASKPGLAKELKVPRYSQNIHVGQYPEYDNGGEAWCSPTSSQMIIEYWGRKPTPAQLAWVDPSYADPQVCHAARHTYDYQYEGCGNWPFNAAYAATYKDLQGVVTRLSSLADLEKLIAAGIPAITSQSFLKEELTGAGYGTSGHLMTVIGFTAGGDVIANDPASPSDAAVRRVYKRREWENIWLRTKRYNADNKVVSGTGGVCYLYFPAAPTEKQRKALAAVGVR from the coding sequence ATGACCCGACCCGAAACCCCGTCCCCGCTCTCCCGGAGAACCGTTCTCGCGGCGGCCGCGGGCGTCGCGCTCGCCACGACGGCCGCGACGGGCGCAGCGCGCGCCGCCACGCCCGCACACTCCGCGCGGAAGGGCGCCGTGAACCGCCTCGTGGACAACCACACCTGGACGTCGTCCGCCGACTGGCGCTCCGGCACCGCGCACGGCACGCGCGTCGTGAGCGGCGCGCGCCCCGGCGTGACGATCGGCGCGCCCGCCGGCACGACGACGTACACCGATCCGCATCTGAAGAAGAAGGCCCAGTGGGAGTACGCCGAGTGGCTCTCCCCGGTCCACGCGCTCTCGGCCCCCGCCACCGAGGTCATCGCGTCCTGGAACGCGCACACCCCGAAGGGCACCTGGATCCAGATCGAACTCCAGGGCACCTACACGGACGGCGCCACGACCCCCTGGTACGTCATGGGCCGCTGGACAGCGGGCGACGACAAGGACGCCGACATCCGCCGCACGTCCGTGGACGACCAGTCGGACGGGAAGTCGAGCATCTGGACGGACACGTTCTCCATCGACGACGCGGCCTCGGGCCTGCGCCTGGTCTCCTACCAGCTGCGCCTGACCCTGCTGCGCGCACCGGGTTCGAAGGCGGCGCCCACGGTGTGGCGCCTGGGCGCCATGGGCTCGGACGTCCCGGACCGCTTCACGGTCCCCGCGTCCAAGCCGGGCCTCGCCAAGGAGCTGAAGGTCCCGCGCTACTCCCAGAACATCCACGTCGGCCAGTACCCCGAGTACGACAACGGGGGAGAGGCCTGGTGCAGCCCCACGTCCTCGCAGATGATCATCGAGTACTGGGGCCGGAAGCCGACGCCCGCGCAACTGGCCTGGGTGGACCCGTCGTACGCCGATCCGCAGGTCTGTCACGCGGCACGTCATACGTATGACTACCAGTACGAGGGCTGCGGCAACTGGCCGTTCAACGCGGCGTACGCGGCGACGTACAAGGACCTTCAGGGCGTCGTCACCCGCCTCTCCTCCCTCGCCGACCTGGAGAAGCTGATCGCGGCCGGTATCCCGGCCATAACGTCCCAGTCGTTCCTCAAGGAGGAGCTGACCGGCGCGGGCTACGGCACCTCGGGACACCTGATGACGGTCATCGGCTTCACCGCCGGCGGCGACGTGATCGCCAACGACCCGGCCTCTCCCAGCGACGCCGCGGTCCGCCGCGTCTACAAGAGGCGCGAGTGGGAAAACATCTGGCTGCGCACCAAGCGCTACAACGCCGACAACAAGGTCGTCTCCGGCACCGGCGGCGTCTGCTACCTGTACTTCCCGGCCGCCCCGACCGAGAAGCAGCGCAAGGCGCTGGCGGCGGTGGGCGTGCGCTGA
- a CDS encoding uridine kinase family protein: MSYHHVPLADCADRIRRLPPSCGPVRLVGIDGHAGSGKSTFAVRLAEALGGAPVLRIDDLASHDALFGWTERLRAQVLAPLSRGEAACYETYDWNARRYTAARELPPADVVLIEGVGAGRGELRPELAMLLWLDMPGEAAWARGRARDGEAQREFWDGWIPAEREHFKENPSLPFAHLLVRECPEGYEMREGPRGIPTLKGSITHSDGPPAVR; encoded by the coding sequence GTGAGCTACCACCATGTGCCCCTCGCCGACTGCGCCGACCGGATCCGCCGACTGCCGCCCTCCTGCGGCCCCGTGCGGCTCGTCGGCATCGACGGGCACGCGGGTTCCGGCAAGTCGACCTTCGCGGTGCGGCTCGCGGAGGCGCTCGGCGGGGCGCCGGTCCTGCGGATCGACGACCTCGCGAGCCACGACGCGCTCTTCGGCTGGACCGAGCGGCTGCGCGCCCAGGTCCTCGCTCCGCTCTCCCGCGGCGAGGCCGCGTGCTACGAGACGTACGACTGGAACGCCCGCCGCTACACCGCCGCGCGCGAACTGCCGCCCGCGGACGTCGTCCTGATCGAGGGCGTAGGGGCGGGGCGGGGCGAACTTCGGCCGGAACTCGCGATGTTGCTGTGGCTCGACATGCCCGGCGAGGCGGCGTGGGCACGAGGGCGGGCGCGGGACGGCGAGGCGCAGCGGGAGTTCTGGGACGGCTGGATCCCAGCGGAGCGGGAGCACTTCAAAGAGAACCCTTCCCTCCCCTTCGCACACCTTTTGGTACGCGAGTGTCCAGAGGGATATGAGATGCGGGAAGGGCCTCGTGGGATCCCAACCTTGAAGGGGTCCATCACTCACAGTGATGGACCGCCAGCGGTCCGGTGA
- a CDS encoding AAA family ATPase, which translates to MNFGTGAQAGPADLAWLRGVDAYTMGAYPQAEDEFRTAVRMDPGMADGWLGLHALRVDTTTALLRMFRHRDRFGEQRMRHRRTLNSWYWLGWWVQPVLEHPRDLLLAHASHWLDGRHVPDLDRALATLPPFDADPQVRFLHACRSYLVKDWDQLVRHTDPLTDDPMLGIEAGLFGGMARVRLEMYGQAEPLLSSALMRCRSEQPQRKELRYWLARAHEGTGRSAAALPLYRAVHRVDPAFMDTSARLAAIAEGDGYGDFGDGSDLAPLSMTGYQDGPEGDIGDPLYESDGRDLKVTDPDLPPPGGSAADDADMVREKAVVPVPAPPPASSTDPVLLEEALSELERMVGLEPVKRQVKALSAQLNMARLRSSQGLPVQPPKRHFVFSGPSGTGKTTVARILGRVFYALGLLGGDHLVEAQRADLVGEYLGQTAVKANELIDSALGGVLFVDEAYALSNSGYGKGDAYGDEALQVLLKRAEDNRDHLVVILAGYPEGMDRLLAANPGLSSRFTSRVDFPSYRPLELTSIGEVLAAENGDVWDEEARDELRSIAGHVVDQGWIDELGNGRFLRTLYEKSCAYRDLRLTGYAVEPTRDDLATLRLPDLMQAYGEVLSGRGPSAG; encoded by the coding sequence ATGAACTTCGGCACCGGTGCACAGGCCGGCCCGGCCGACCTCGCCTGGCTGCGAGGCGTCGACGCCTACACCATGGGTGCGTATCCGCAGGCGGAGGACGAATTCCGCACGGCGGTACGGATGGACCCGGGGATGGCCGACGGCTGGCTCGGGCTGCACGCCTTGCGCGTCGACACGACGACGGCGCTGCTGCGTATGTTCCGGCACCGCGACCGGTTCGGTGAGCAGCGCATGCGCCACCGGCGCACGCTCAACTCCTGGTACTGGCTGGGCTGGTGGGTGCAGCCGGTGCTCGAGCACCCGCGCGACCTGCTGCTCGCGCACGCCTCGCACTGGCTGGACGGGCGCCATGTCCCGGACCTGGACCGGGCGTTGGCGACCCTGCCGCCGTTCGACGCGGATCCACAGGTGCGGTTCCTGCACGCCTGCCGCTCGTACCTGGTGAAGGACTGGGATCAACTGGTCCGGCACACCGACCCGTTGACCGACGACCCGATGCTCGGCATCGAGGCCGGTCTCTTCGGCGGCATGGCCCGGGTGCGCCTGGAGATGTACGGGCAGGCGGAGCCGCTGCTCTCCTCGGCCCTGATGCGCTGTCGCAGCGAGCAGCCGCAGCGCAAGGAGCTGCGCTACTGGCTGGCCAGGGCCCATGAGGGCACCGGACGTTCGGCAGCCGCGCTCCCTCTGTACCGGGCGGTGCACCGGGTCGACCCCGCCTTCATGGACACCTCCGCGCGGCTCGCGGCGATCGCCGAGGGGGACGGGTACGGGGACTTCGGCGACGGGTCGGACCTCGCACCCCTGTCCATGACGGGGTATCAGGACGGGCCCGAAGGTGACATCGGCGATCCGCTGTACGAGAGCGACGGGCGGGATCTGAAGGTCACCGACCCCGATCTGCCGCCTCCCGGTGGCTCGGCCGCCGACGACGCCGACATGGTGCGGGAGAAGGCCGTGGTGCCGGTGCCCGCGCCGCCGCCGGCCAGCAGCACGGATCCGGTGCTCCTGGAGGAGGCGCTCAGCGAACTGGAGCGGATGGTGGGCCTGGAGCCCGTGAAGCGCCAAGTGAAGGCGCTGTCCGCCCAGTTGAACATGGCGCGGCTGCGGTCCAGCCAGGGGCTTCCGGTCCAGCCGCCGAAACGGCACTTCGTGTTCTCCGGGCCCTCGGGTACGGGCAAGACGACCGTGGCGCGGATCCTGGGGCGGGTCTTCTACGCGCTCGGGCTGCTGGGAGGCGACCATCTGGTCGAGGCGCAGCGGGCGGACCTGGTGGGCGAGTATCTGGGGCAGACGGCCGTGAAGGCGAATGAACTCATCGACTCGGCGCTCGGTGGGGTGCTGTTCGTCGACGAGGCGTACGCGCTGTCCAACTCCGGCTACGGGAAGGGCGACGCGTACGGCGACGAGGCGCTTCAGGTGCTGCTGAAGCGGGCGGAGGACAACCGGGATCACCTGGTCGTGATCCTCGCCGGGTACCCGGAGGGGATGGACCGGCTGCTCGCCGCCAACCCCGGGCTTTCGTCGCGGTTCACGTCGCGGGTCGACTTCCCGTCGTACCGGCCGCTCGAACTCACCTCCATCGGCGAGGTGTTGGCCGCGGAGAACGGGGACGTGTGGGACGAGGAGGCGCGGGACGAGCTCCGCTCGATCGCCGGGCATGTGGTGGACCAGGGGTGGATCGACGAGCTCGGGAACGGGCGGTTCCTGCGGACGCTGTACGAGAAGTCGTGTGCGTATCGCGATTTGCGGTTGACCGGATATGCGGTCGAGCCCACTCGGGATGACCTGGCGACGTTGCGGTTGCCGGACCTGATGCAGGCGTATGGAGAGGTGTTGTCGGGGCGGGGGCCGTCCGCCGGGTGA
- a CDS encoding hemolysin family protein, with protein MSVLQLVFAALLVLANGFFVGAEFALVSVRRSQIEPIPGKRAKQVLYGLEHLPQMMAAAQFGITVCSLTLGAVAEPTVAHLLEPVFEAAHVPHGMIHPLGYVIALAAVVFFHLVIGEMVPKNLAMAAPEKTALWFSPGLVAFARLCKPVTIALGACARLILKAFRVEPKDEVEAVFTSEQLNRLVEDSGQAGLLAPEEQERLEDALELGSRPVTDVLIDRASLVTVGPAVTPAEIIGLTARTGYSRFPLCSEDGAFMGYLHVKDVLDLIDGPDMDRAVPQQLWRPMATLRSELPLDDALTVMRRAATHLAKVADASGRVLGLVALEDVLELLVGEVNDPAHRESPRVPEARKREGALA; from the coding sequence ATGAGTGTTCTTCAGCTCGTCTTCGCGGCCCTGCTGGTCCTCGCCAACGGCTTCTTCGTCGGCGCGGAGTTCGCTCTCGTGTCGGTCCGCCGAAGCCAGATCGAACCCATCCCGGGCAAGCGGGCCAAGCAGGTCCTGTACGGCCTGGAGCACCTGCCGCAGATGATGGCGGCGGCCCAGTTCGGCATCACCGTCTGCTCGCTGACCCTGGGCGCGGTGGCCGAACCGACCGTGGCCCACCTCCTGGAGCCCGTCTTCGAGGCGGCCCACGTCCCGCACGGCATGATCCACCCGCTCGGGTACGTGATCGCGCTCGCGGCCGTGGTCTTCTTCCACCTCGTCATCGGCGAGATGGTCCCGAAGAACCTGGCGATGGCGGCGCCGGAGAAGACGGCGCTGTGGTTCAGCCCCGGCCTCGTCGCCTTCGCCCGCCTCTGCAAGCCGGTCACGATCGCGCTCGGCGCGTGCGCCCGTCTGATCCTCAAGGCCTTCCGGGTCGAGCCCAAGGACGAGGTGGAGGCGGTCTTCACGAGCGAGCAGCTCAACCGTCTCGTGGAGGACTCGGGTCAGGCGGGTCTCCTCGCCCCCGAGGAGCAGGAGCGCCTGGAGGACGCCCTGGAACTGGGCTCCCGCCCGGTGACGGACGTCCTGATCGACCGCGCCTCCCTGGTGACGGTCGGCCCCGCGGTCACGCCGGCCGAGATCATCGGGCTCACGGCCCGCACGGGCTACTCGCGCTTTCCGCTCTGCTCCGAGGACGGCGCGTTCATGGGCTATCTCCACGTGAAGGACGTCCTCGACCTGATCGACGGCCCCGACATGGACCGCGCGGTACCGCAGCAGCTCTGGCGCCCCATGGCCACGCTGCGGTCCGAACTCCCGCTGGACGACGCCCTCACGGTGATGCGCCGCGCCGCCACCCACCTGGCCAAGGTCGCGGACGCCTCCGGCCGCGTACTCGGCCTGGTCGCCCTGGAGGACGTCCTGGAACTCCTGGTCGGCGAGGTCAACGACCCGGCCCATCGGGAGAGCCCACGAGTCCCGGAGGCCCGAAAGCGCGAGGGGGCACTGGCGTAA